One window from the genome of Aquabacterium sp. A3 encodes:
- a CDS encoding Rne/Rng family ribonuclease, with protein sequence MKRMLINATQPEERRLAIVDGQKLLDFETEIEGREQRKGNIYKAVVTRVEPSLEACFVDYGEDRHGFLPFKEISRQYFKEGVEVRSARIQDVIKEGQELLVQVEKEERGNKGAALTTFVSLAGRYLVLMPNNPRGGGVSRRIEGEDREELKEAMDQLEYPKGMSLIARTAGIGRTAAELQWDLNYMLKLWTAIDEAAQAGKGAYLIYQESSLVIRAIRDYFTADIGEILIDTDDIYEQAKQFMLHVMPETANRVKRYRDDAPLFSRFQIEHQIETAFSRTVNLPSGGAIVIDHTEALVAVDVNSARATRGGDIEETAFRTNLEAADEIARQMRLRDLGGLIVMDFIDMEDSKNRREVEQRLRDALRTDRARVQFSSISKFGLLEMSRQRLRPALSEGSHITCPRCNGTGHIRDTESSALQILRIIQEESMKDNTAAVHVQVPVEVTSFLLNEKRTEITKIELKQRVTVLLVPNKRLETPNYKLERLRHDDPRLENIQASYTMIEEQDDEVGFTRREKAKAKQEPVIKGVLPDQPAPVAAPKPEPVAEVAQPVARPVPPVAAPVAPASGGGFFGWIKRLFTGEPAPSAPVFTPAPAPETTEESPAKETGKSGNRNRRDGQARRGGNERRERQHGERGENREGREGRGQRRDGRSDQADQRNGEEARGDQRGRNGRGGRQDRTERPQGDRPVINREDIAAQAAALGQTAPEVTLDTGAAEQSEREGSRRRRRGGRGRGDRDDAQNARTEGAMEDVGVTAGIVEAERDASEQATPNDVATAPDEAREDGREGARRGRSRGGRGRRERADQAPADMPLTEGADAPTLIADAEPVSDAPVTMAPIETADSGHDAQPTPADRPAEVAATAGPEAAEASAEPVKPYVLAMADLEALAAEAGLQWVNSDPAKIQAVQEAIAREPRPVHVPRERKPAVVVDDGPLILVETRKDLNQVTLPFDAAA encoded by the coding sequence ATGAAGCGCATGCTGATCAACGCCACGCAGCCGGAAGAACGGCGCCTGGCCATTGTTGACGGACAAAAACTGCTCGACTTCGAAACCGAAATCGAAGGCCGCGAACAACGCAAGGGCAACATCTACAAAGCCGTCGTCACCCGGGTCGAACCCTCGCTGGAGGCCTGTTTCGTTGATTACGGCGAAGACCGGCATGGTTTCCTGCCGTTCAAGGAAATCTCACGCCAGTATTTCAAGGAAGGCGTCGAAGTTCGCTCGGCGCGCATTCAGGACGTGATCAAGGAAGGGCAGGAACTGCTCGTCCAGGTTGAAAAAGAAGAACGTGGCAACAAGGGCGCGGCCCTGACCACCTTCGTGTCGCTGGCCGGTCGGTACCTGGTGCTGATGCCCAACAACCCTCGCGGGGGTGGCGTCAGCCGCCGCATCGAGGGCGAAGACCGCGAAGAACTCAAGGAGGCCATGGACCAGCTTGAGTATCCCAAGGGCATGAGCCTGATTGCCCGCACCGCCGGCATCGGCCGCACGGCCGCCGAGCTGCAGTGGGACCTCAATTACATGCTCAAGCTGTGGACCGCCATCGACGAGGCGGCCCAGGCTGGCAAAGGCGCGTACCTGATTTACCAGGAATCCTCCCTGGTGATCCGCGCCATCCGCGATTACTTCACCGCCGACATCGGCGAGATCCTGATCGACACGGACGACATCTACGAGCAGGCCAAGCAGTTCATGCTGCACGTCATGCCCGAGACGGCCAACCGTGTGAAGCGCTACCGCGACGACGCACCGCTGTTCTCGCGCTTCCAGATCGAGCACCAGATCGAAACCGCCTTCAGCCGCACGGTGAACCTGCCCTCGGGCGGCGCCATCGTGATCGACCACACCGAAGCCCTGGTGGCTGTGGACGTGAACTCGGCACGCGCCACGCGCGGCGGCGACATCGAAGAAACCGCCTTTCGCACGAACCTGGAAGCGGCTGATGAAATTGCTCGTCAGATGAGGCTGCGCGACCTGGGCGGCCTGATCGTGATGGACTTCATCGACATGGAGGACAGCAAGAACCGCCGCGAGGTCGAACAGCGTCTGCGTGACGCCCTGCGCACCGACCGCGCCCGCGTGCAGTTCAGCTCGATCAGCAAGTTCGGCCTGCTGGAGATGTCGCGTCAGCGCCTGCGCCCCGCCTTGAGCGAAGGCAGCCACATCACCTGCCCGCGCTGTAACGGCACCGGCCACATCCGCGACACCGAGTCGTCGGCGCTGCAGATCCTGCGCATCATTCAAGAAGAATCGATGAAGGACAACACCGCCGCCGTGCACGTGCAAGTGCCGGTGGAAGTGACCTCCTTCCTGCTCAACGAGAAGCGCACCGAGATCACCAAGATCGAACTCAAGCAGCGCGTGACCGTGCTGCTGGTGCCCAACAAGCGCCTGGAAACCCCGAACTACAAGCTGGAGCGTCTGCGTCACGACGACCCGCGCCTGGAAAACATCCAGGCCAGCTACACCATGATCGAGGAGCAGGACGACGAGGTGGGCTTCACCCGCCGCGAAAAAGCCAAGGCCAAGCAAGAGCCGGTGATCAAGGGCGTGCTGCCCGATCAGCCGGCACCGGTGGCCGCGCCCAAGCCCGAGCCCGTGGCCGAGGTGGCGCAGCCCGTCGCTCGGCCTGTGCCGCCGGTGGCTGCACCCGTTGCGCCTGCCTCGGGTGGCGGCTTCTTTGGGTGGATCAAGCGCCTGTTCACCGGCGAGCCGGCGCCGAGCGCGCCGGTGTTCACACCCGCCCCTGCCCCTGAGACCACCGAAGAAAGTCCTGCTAAGGAAACCGGCAAGTCGGGCAACCGCAACCGCCGTGACGGACAGGCTCGCCGAGGTGGCAACGAGCGCCGCGAACGTCAACATGGTGAGCGTGGCGAAAACCGGGAAGGCCGCGAGGGCCGTGGTCAGCGCCGTGACGGGCGCTCCGACCAGGCCGATCAGCGCAACGGGGAAGAAGCACGCGGCGATCAACGCGGACGCAACGGTCGGGGCGGTCGACAAGATCGCACTGAGCGCCCCCAAGGGGATCGCCCCGTGATCAACCGCGAAGACATCGCCGCGCAAGCCGCCGCCCTGGGGCAGACCGCCCCTGAGGTCACGCTGGACACCGGCGCGGCAGAGCAAAGCGAGCGCGAAGGTAGCCGCCGTCGCCGCCGCGGTGGACGCGGCCGAGGTGATCGCGACGACGCTCAGAACGCGCGCACCGAAGGCGCCATGGAAGACGTGGGCGTGACAGCCGGCATCGTCGAGGCCGAGCGTGACGCGAGCGAGCAAGCGACTCCAAATGACGTGGCGACAGCCCCTGATGAAGCCCGCGAGGACGGTCGTGAAGGCGCTCGCCGTGGTCGAAGCCGAGGTGGCCGCGGCCGACGCGAGCGCGCCGACCAGGCGCCTGCCGACATGCCCTTGACGGAAGGCGCAGATGCGCCGACCCTGATCGCCGATGCGGAACCCGTCAGCGATGCGCCGGTCACCATGGCACCCATCGAGACGGCGGACAGCGGCCACGACGCTCAGCCCACGCCAGCCGACAGGCCTGCCGAAGTGGCGGCGACGGCGGGCCCTGAGGCGGCCGAAGCCAGTGCTGAGCCTGTGAAGCCCTACGTCCTGGCCATGGCAGATCTGGAAGCACTGGCTGCCGAGGCTGGGCTGCAGTGGGTCAACTCCGACCCCGCCAAGATCCAGGCGGTGCAAGAAGCGATTGCCCGCGAGCCGCGTCCCGTGCATGTTCCTCGTGAACGCAAGCCGGCCGTGGTCGTGGACGATGGCCCGCTGATTCTGGTGGAAACGCGCAAGGACCTGAACCAGGTCACCCTGCCGTTTGACGCAGCGGCCTGA